A window of Hevea brasiliensis isolate MT/VB/25A 57/8 chromosome 14, ASM3005281v1, whole genome shotgun sequence contains these coding sequences:
- the LOC110651452 gene encoding glucan endo-1,3-beta-glucosidase-like codes for MTTKAHHLLLLLISTVLHLSTSTFAIGVNYGTVGNDLPTPSQVANFLKTQTIINSIKIFDSNHDIIRSFANTGISVTITIGNGDIPALANLGNARKWVAANVSPFHLRTKINRICVGNEIMASANKAWISNLVPAMWNVHNALLLAGIRGIQVTTPHSLGILSISEPPSAAQFRRGYDRAIFAPMLKFLRQTRSPFMVNPYPYFGYSPQMANYALFRHNKGVHDRFTGITYHNMYDAMLDAVHSAMKKLGYGDVDIVVGETGWPSLCDPGQPACSAQNAAWFNGNLVRRDQQRRGTPLMPNRRFETYIFSLFNENLKPGPIAERNFGLFRPDFTPVYHVGIMRNRQLPAGGRRRGGRVGGRVAPRPIGKRWCVPKASASVQALQANIDYVCSQGVDCRPIQAGGVCFDPNSVWSHASFVMNSFYQTHGARDFACDFSQTGVLTHVDPSHGTCKYI; via the exons ATGACCACCAAAGCCCAtcatctcctcctcctccttatCTCCACCGTCCTCCACCTCTCCACCTCCACTTTTGCCATCGGTGTTAACTATGGAACTGTTGGCAACGACCTTCCAACACCCTCTCAGGTTGCCAACTTCCTGAAAACACAAACGATAATCAATAGCATTAAGATCTTCGATTCAAATCATGACATTATTCGTTCTTTTGCCAATACTGGCATTAGTGTGACGATCACGATTGGCAATGGAGATATTCCTGCTCTTGCCAATCTAGGCAATGCTCGCAAATGGGTTGCTGCTAATGTTTCACCTTTCCATCTTCGTACAAAGATTAACAGAATTTGTGTTGGTAATGAAATCATGGCCTCCGCAAATAAGGCTTGGATTTCTAACCTTGTTCCTGCCATGTGGAACGTTCATAATGCTCTTCTTCTCGCTGGAATTAGAGGCATTCAG GTGACAACACCACACTCTCTTGGCATACTCTCAATCTCGGAACCACCAAGTGCAGCCCAATTCAGGCGAGGGTACGACCGAGCCATATTTGCACCTATGCTCAAATTTTTACGTCAAACACGATCACCTTTCATGGTTAACCCGTACCCTTATTTTGGCTACTCTCCACAAATGGCTAACTACGCTCTCTTCAGGCACAATAAAGGGGTTCATGACCGATTCACTGGTATTACTTACCATAACATGTATGATGCGATGCTTGATGCTGTTCATTCTGCCATGAAAAAATTAGGTTATGGTGATGTGGATATTGTGGTGGGCGAGACCGGTTGGCCCTCCCTTTGCGACCCAGGCCAACCTGCTTGTAGTGCCCAGAATGCAGCTTGGTTCAATGGGAATTTGGTTAGACGTGACCAGCAGAGAAGGGGTACGCCATTGATGCCCAACCGACGGTTCGAGACGTATATTTTCTCCTTGTTCAATGAGAATCTTAAACCCGGTCCGATCGCAGAGAGAAACTTCGGTTTGTTTAGACCGGATTTTACCCCGGTTTATCATGTTGGGATTATGCGCAATAGACAG CTGCCGGCGGGTGGTCGCCGCCGTGGTGGGAGAGTTGGAGGTAGAGTAGCACCAAGACCAATAGGGAAGAGGTGGTGCGTGCCAAAGGCAAGTGCTAGTGTTCAAGCATTGCAAGCAAATATAGACTACGTGTGCAGCCAAGGCGTGGATTGCAGGCCCATCCAGGCTGGTGGTGTCTGTTTCGATCCCAACAGTGTTTGGTCTCATGCATCTTTTGTAATGAACTCTTTCTACCAGACCCATGGTGCCAGAGATTTTGCTTGTGACTTCTCTCAAACTGGCGTCCTCACTCATGTTGACCCAA GTCACGGCACATGTAAATACATTTAA
- the LOC110642093 gene encoding uncharacterized protein LOC110642093 has translation MEEKEKKQKQNKKQKHQHPNDQTTKPASDISFKPSSEVKGLRFGGQFIVKSFTIRRARPLELLKVLSYPPTNRNNSSSKIPFPSTTAFLPTNFTILAHQAWHTLTLGLGTKKSKILMFVFESESMKLAIDRIWPPEIPLGEVNKKLIRGLTGSEMARFKFRKGCITFYVYAVRRVGNMGFSCADDLRTILQSVVSLKDFLDHTTMLAMPHQRSINYQSPVAMAH, from the coding sequence atggaagaaaaagagaagaagcagAAGCAGAATAAGAAGCAAAAGCACCAACACCCGAATGACCAAACCACTAAACCAGCATCAGATATTTCTTTCAAGCCTAGCTCAGAAGTAAAGGGTCTTCGTTTTGGAGGTCAATTCATTGTAAAATCTTTCACAATCAGGCGAGCAAGGCCACTTGAGCTTCTAAAAGTCCTTTCTTATCCACCAACAAATAGAAACAACAGCAGCAGCAAAATCCCTTTCCCTTCAACAACTGCTTTCTTGCCTACAAATTTCACTATCCTAGCCCACCAGGCTTGGCATACTCTAACACTTGGTCTTGGAACCAAGAAATCCAAAATACTAATGTTTGTTTTTGAATCTGAGTCTATGAAATTGGCTATAGACAGAATATGGCCACCAGAGATACCTCTAGGTGAAGTGAACAAGAAGCTTATTAGAGGCCTAACTGGGTCTGAAATGGCAAGGTTTAAGTTCAGAAAAGGATGCATCACCTTCTATGTTTATGCAGTGAGAAGGGTAGGAAACATGGGATTTTCTTGTGCAGATGATTTAAGAACAATATTACAGTCTGTGGTTTCTCTTAAAGATTTCTTGGATCACACTACTATGCTTGCCATGCCTCATCAGAGAAGCATCAACTATCAATCTCCTGTTGCTATGGCTCACTAG